In Amycolatopsis methanolica 239, a single genomic region encodes these proteins:
- a CDS encoding MDR family MFS transporter, whose product MQRIPWPVWRVSLVIVFGAFVGMLDSSLVNVGLDRIGTDLGASLDEVQWVSTAYLIALAVSLPLCGWLGRRIGVGRLWLGAFAAFTVASALCALAGDIGWLVVLRVVQGLAAGLLTPAGQTILGQAVGPERLGRVMSILGIAVSSAPAIGPTVGGVLLDSLSWEWLFLINLPIGAIGIALGWKYVPRGEPGGAGRLDWTGFALVGLGLPLFVYALTSVGEGGGGIGPSVLVPLALGAAGLVVFALRSWRRERPLLDLRLFGNRVFAAGTVSSLFIGAAMFGAMLLFPLYFQILRGADVVTTGLSLLSLGLGTMVVLPLAGWLTDRHGGGIVSLAGSVCTVLTTVPFAFLGADADPVLLQALLFLRGMALALSATPAGTAAFASVRREQLPDATTVLNILMRVGGAVGGAMCAIVLSRLLPTGAEHAFQVAFWWLTGASAVAAAVAWWLWLVQRHERTRAVPVPA is encoded by the coding sequence ATGCAACGGATTCCCTGGCCCGTGTGGCGGGTCTCGCTGGTGATCGTGTTCGGCGCCTTCGTCGGCATGCTGGACTCGTCACTGGTCAACGTCGGACTTGACCGGATCGGCACGGACCTGGGCGCCTCGCTCGACGAGGTGCAGTGGGTGTCGACCGCCTACTTGATCGCCCTCGCGGTGTCGCTGCCGCTGTGCGGGTGGCTCGGCCGCCGGATCGGCGTCGGGCGGCTGTGGCTGGGCGCCTTCGCCGCGTTCACCGTCGCGTCCGCGCTGTGCGCGCTGGCCGGCGACATCGGGTGGCTGGTCGTGCTGCGCGTCGTCCAGGGGCTGGCCGCCGGGCTGCTGACCCCGGCCGGGCAGACGATCCTCGGCCAGGCGGTCGGCCCGGAGCGGCTGGGGCGGGTGATGAGCATCCTCGGCATCGCGGTGAGCAGCGCGCCCGCGATCGGCCCGACCGTCGGTGGGGTCCTGCTGGACTCGCTGTCCTGGGAGTGGCTGTTCCTGATCAACCTGCCGATCGGCGCGATCGGGATCGCGCTCGGGTGGAAGTACGTGCCGCGCGGTGAGCCGGGTGGCGCCGGTCGGCTGGACTGGACCGGGTTCGCGCTGGTGGGGCTCGGGTTGCCGCTGTTCGTGTACGCGCTCACCTCGGTCGGCGAGGGTGGCGGCGGGATCGGCCCGTCGGTGCTGGTGCCGCTGGCGCTCGGCGCGGCCGGGCTGGTGGTGTTCGCGCTGCGGTCGTGGCGGCGGGAGCGGCCGTTACTGGACCTGCGGCTGTTCGGCAACCGGGTGTTCGCGGCGGGCACGGTGTCGAGCCTGTTCATCGGCGCCGCGATGTTCGGCGCGATGCTGTTGTTCCCGCTGTACTTCCAGATTCTGCGTGGCGCGGACGTGGTGACCACCGGGCTGTCCCTGCTGTCGCTCGGTCTCGGCACGATGGTGGTGCTGCCGCTGGCCGGGTGGCTGACCGACCGGCACGGCGGCGGGATCGTCTCGCTCGCCGGCAGCGTGTGCACCGTGCTCACCACCGTGCCGTTCGCGTTCCTCGGCGCGGACGCGGACCCGGTGCTGCTGCAGGCGTTGCTGTTCCTGCGCGGGATGGCGCTGGCGTTGTCGGCGACCCCGGCCGGGACGGCGGCGTTCGCGTCGGTGCGGCGCGAGCAGCTGCCGGACGCGACCACGGTGCTGAACATCCTGATGCGGGTGGGCGGCGCGGTCGGCGGCGCGATGTGCGCGATCGTGTTGTCCCGGCTACTGCCCACCGGCGCCGAGCACGCCTTCCAGGTCGCGTTCTGGTGGCTGACCGGTGCTTCGGCGGTCGCGGCGGCCGTCGCCTGGTGGCTGTGGCTGGTGCAACGGCATGAGCGGACACGAGCGGTTCCGGTTCCCGCATAA
- a CDS encoding LysR family transcriptional regulator, with product MTLRQLEYLVTIVDAGSFMRAAELLHVTQPALSHQVRALERTTGGPLLERLPRSVRLTPMGRAMLPHARATLAAAQKAVSAARQAAGLQCGEIMVATLYSVGLGVLPPVLKAWRRAHPDVHVRLFEHRHADELAAAMAQGQADLAVGAAPSDWDGPVHPLGEEEFVVVVPPDDPVAPATTVRLADLAEREWVHYAPGNGLADLLDQVCGAAGFQPRAAVRTEQTAAAPSLAAAGLGPALVPANVLPPRFAAHLLRPDPPVRRRLAAYTRPGGDPVVSAFIEILRRKAILVPGHVRRCLN from the coding sequence ATGACGCTGCGGCAGCTGGAGTACCTGGTGACCATCGTCGACGCGGGCTCATTCATGCGCGCGGCCGAGCTGCTGCACGTGACGCAACCCGCGCTGTCGCACCAGGTGCGGGCGCTGGAGCGGACGACCGGCGGGCCGCTGCTGGAGCGGCTGCCGCGGTCGGTGCGGCTGACGCCGATGGGCCGGGCCATGCTGCCGCACGCGCGGGCGACGCTGGCGGCCGCGCAGAAGGCGGTGTCCGCCGCGCGGCAGGCGGCTGGGCTGCAGTGCGGCGAGATCATGGTGGCGACCCTGTACTCGGTGGGCCTCGGTGTGCTGCCGCCGGTGCTCAAGGCCTGGCGGCGCGCCCATCCGGACGTGCACGTGCGGCTGTTCGAGCACCGGCACGCCGACGAGCTGGCCGCCGCGATGGCCCAGGGACAGGCCGATCTCGCTGTCGGGGCGGCACCGTCCGATTGGGACGGTCCGGTGCATCCGCTCGGCGAGGAGGAGTTCGTCGTGGTGGTGCCCCCGGACGATCCGGTGGCCCCGGCGACCACGGTCCGGCTCGCCGACCTCGCCGAGCGGGAGTGGGTCCACTACGCGCCCGGCAACGGTCTCGCCGACCTGCTGGACCAGGTGTGCGGGGCGGCCGGGTTCCAGCCCCGCGCCGCCGTGCGGACCGAGCAGACGGCCGCCGCGCCGTCTCTGGCCGCCGCTGGTCTCGGCCCGGCGCTGGTGCCTGCGAACGTGCTGCCGCCGCGGTTCGCCGCGCACCTGCTGCGGCCGGACCCGCCGGTGCGACGCCGATTGGCGGCTTACACGCGCCCGGGAGGCGATCCCGTCGTGTCGGCGTTCATCGAAATCCTCCGCCGCAAGGCGATTCTGGTGCCGGGTCACGTGCGGCGCTGCTTGAATTGA
- a CDS encoding phosphoribosylaminoimidazolesuccinocarboxamide synthase translates to MKHIYAGKVRELYQDGDDILLVASDRISLYDVVMPTPIPDKGKLLTQLSLWWFEHLAEIVPNHVVSTDVPDEFAGRAIRVKPLKMVQVECIARGYLTGLGLKEYQKQGTVSGVALPPGLVEGSKLPEPIFTPTTKATEGHDEFITFDDVVAQEGRETAERLRELTLAIYRAGAERAAENGIIVADTKVEFGWDADGVLTLGDEVLTSDSSRFWPADRWQPGRPQFSFDKQYVRDWVSGTGWDKTPPAPEIPADVVATTRARYIEVYERITGSTWA, encoded by the coding sequence ATGAAGCACATCTATGCGGGCAAGGTCCGGGAGCTTTACCAGGACGGGGACGACATCCTGCTCGTCGCCTCCGACCGGATCTCGCTCTACGACGTGGTGATGCCCACCCCGATCCCGGACAAGGGCAAGCTGCTCACCCAGCTGTCGTTGTGGTGGTTCGAGCACCTGGCGGAGATCGTGCCGAACCACGTCGTGTCCACCGACGTGCCCGACGAGTTCGCCGGCCGCGCGATCCGCGTCAAGCCGCTGAAGATGGTGCAGGTCGAGTGCATCGCGCGCGGCTACCTCACCGGGCTGGGCCTGAAGGAGTACCAGAAGCAGGGCACGGTCTCCGGCGTCGCGCTGCCGCCGGGCCTGGTCGAGGGCAGCAAGTTGCCGGAGCCGATCTTCACGCCGACCACCAAGGCCACCGAGGGCCACGACGAGTTCATCACGTTCGACGACGTGGTCGCCCAGGAAGGCCGCGAGACGGCGGAGCGCCTGCGTGAGCTGACGCTGGCGATCTACCGCGCGGGCGCCGAGCGGGCCGCGGAGAACGGGATCATCGTCGCGGACACCAAGGTCGAGTTCGGCTGGGACGCCGACGGCGTGCTGACCCTCGGCGACGAGGTCCTGACCTCCGACTCGTCGCGGTTCTGGCCGGCCGACCGCTGGCAGCCGGGGCGCCCGCAGTTCTCGTTCGACAAGCAGTACGTGCGTGACTGGGTCAGCGGCACCGGCTGGGACAAGACCCCGCCCGCGCCGGAGATCCCGGCCGACGTCGTGGCCACCACCCGCGCCCGCTACATCGAGGTCTACGAGCGGATCACCGGCAGCACCTGGGCATAA